In Leishmania mexicana MHOM/GT/2001/U1103 complete genome, chromosome 22, a genomic segment contains:
- a CDS encoding SmD-1 like small nuclear ribonucleoprotein has product MASVSPSETGGTLITFLQQLRGTLVEIELKNASIVSGEISYVDANMNTYMSHAKITSKGKNPVEVEEYMVRGSTIRYIIMPESLNTYDILKQASTKKNGTSKK; this is encoded by the coding sequence ATGGCGTCTGTGTCACCTTCTGAAACCGGCGGCACGCTCATCACgttcctgcagcagctgcgcggcacACTGGTTGAGATTGAGCTGAAAAACGCCTCCATTGTCTCAGGCGAAATCTCCTACGTGGATGCCAACATGAACACCTACATGTCACACGCAAAGATCACCAGCAAGGGCAAGAACCctgtggaggtggaggagtacATGGTGCGCGGGAGCACGATCCGCTACATCATTATGCCGGAGAGCCTGAACACGTACGATATTCTGAAGCAGGCTTCCACAAAGAAGAACGGCACATCAAAGAAGTAG